A window of the Hordeum vulgare subsp. vulgare chromosome 5H, MorexV3_pseudomolecules_assembly, whole genome shotgun sequence genome harbors these coding sequences:
- the LOC123399770 gene encoding low molecular mass early light-inducible protein HV90, chloroplastic-like — protein MATMMAMSSFVGAAVLPRGSAGRFGARSVPALGRRALVVRAQTEGPSAQPPNKPKASTSIWDAMAFSGPAPERINGRLAMVGFVTALAVEAGRGDGLLSQLGSGTGQAWFAYTVAVLSMASLVPLLQGESAEGRAGTIMNANAELWNGRFAMLGLVALAATEIITGAPFINV, from the coding sequence ATGGCGACTATGATGGCCATGAGCTCCTTCGTCGGCGCCGCCGTCCTGCCTCGTGGCTCAGCTGGCCGCTTCGGCGCCCGTTCAGTGCCGGCGCTGGGCCGGCGCGCTCTTGTCGTCAGGGCACAGACCGAGGGCCCGAGTGCACAACCGCCAAACAAACCCAAGGCCAGCACCTCGATCTGGGACGCGATGGCGTTCAGCGGCCCGGCGCCGGAGCGCATCAACGGGCGGCTAGCCATGGTAGGCTTCGTAACGGCACTTGCGGTGGAGGCAGGTCGCGGCGACGGGCTCCTCTCGCAGCTCGGCAGCGGCACCGGGCAGGCGTGGTTCGCCTACACCGTGGCGGTGCTGTCCATGGCGTCGCTGGTGCCGCTTCTCCAGGGCGAGAGCGCCGAGGGCAGAGCCGGCACCATCATGAACGCCAACGCGGAGCTCTGGAATGGCCGTTTCGCCATGCTCGGACTCGTCGCTCTGGCGGCCACGGAGATCATCACGGGCGCCCCCTTCATCAACGTGTAG